One segment of Amycolatopsis alba DSM 44262 DNA contains the following:
- a CDS encoding acyl-CoA synthetase yields MRLFPTLASGSGKEALRFGDTSLTYADVAAIAGTLARDLPSGRIAVWATPTVHTSVAVIAALLAGVPAIPLNPKIGERELAHILADSEPVLVLAEPGADLPTGLAGLPRRDIVLEGTPGDLPAEPDTEAPALIVYTSGTTGPPKGVVLPRRAISATLDALEDAWEWTSDDVLVHGLPLFHVHGLILGILGPLRRGGSVRHLGRFSTEGVARELADGATMMFGVPTMYHRIAGEVADDPALAAALRGARLLVSGSAALPVHDHQRITAATGQRVIERYGMTETLMNTSVRADGERVPGTVGVPLGGVELRLVDEAGHPVEELETVGEIQVRGPNLFTEYLNRPDATEAAFDDGWFRTGDMATRDAAGYVKIVGRKATDLIKSGGYKIGAGEIENALMEHPGVAEVAVTGEPDDDLGERIVAWVVPDGERPAESELADHVSRLLSPHKRPRVVRYLEALPRNDMGKVMKRALG; encoded by the coding sequence GTGAGGTTGTTCCCCACACTGGCGAGCGGCTCGGGCAAGGAGGCCCTGCGCTTCGGCGACACCTCCCTGACCTACGCCGACGTCGCGGCCATCGCCGGCACGCTCGCCCGCGACCTGCCGAGCGGCCGTATCGCCGTCTGGGCGACGCCGACCGTGCACACCAGCGTCGCCGTGATCGCCGCGCTGCTCGCCGGCGTCCCCGCCATCCCGCTCAACCCGAAGATCGGCGAGCGCGAACTCGCCCACATCCTCGCCGACAGCGAGCCCGTTCTCGTACTCGCCGAACCGGGCGCCGACCTGCCCACGGGTCTCGCCGGTCTGCCCCGCCGCGACATCGTCCTCGAAGGCACCCCCGGCGATCTCCCCGCGGAACCGGACACCGAAGCCCCGGCGCTGATCGTTTACACCTCAGGCACGACCGGCCCTCCCAAGGGCGTCGTCCTCCCCCGCCGCGCGATCTCGGCCACCCTCGACGCGCTCGAGGACGCCTGGGAGTGGACCTCGGACGACGTCCTGGTCCACGGTCTCCCGCTCTTCCACGTGCACGGCCTGATCCTCGGCATCCTCGGACCGCTCCGGCGCGGCGGCTCGGTCCGGCATCTCGGCCGATTCTCCACCGAAGGCGTCGCACGCGAACTCGCCGACGGAGCGACGATGATGTTCGGCGTCCCGACGATGTATCACCGCATCGCGGGCGAAGTCGCAGACGATCCGGCGCTCGCCGCGGCCCTGCGCGGCGCCCGGCTGCTTGTCTCCGGATCGGCCGCGCTGCCCGTCCACGATCACCAGCGAATCACAGCGGCGACCGGCCAGCGGGTGATCGAGCGCTACGGGATGACCGAGACCCTCATGAACACCAGCGTCCGCGCCGACGGCGAGCGCGTCCCCGGCACCGTCGGCGTCCCGCTGGGCGGCGTCGAGCTGCGGCTCGTGGACGAAGCAGGGCACCCAGTCGAGGAGCTCGAGACCGTCGGCGAGATCCAGGTCCGCGGGCCCAACCTGTTCACCGAGTACCTCAACCGTCCTGACGCCACCGAAGCCGCCTTCGACGACGGCTGGTTCCGGACCGGCGACATGGCGACCCGCGACGCCGCCGGTTACGTGAAGATCGTCGGCCGGAAGGCGACGGATCTGATCAAGAGCGGCGGCTACAAGATCGGCGCGGGCGAGATCGAGAACGCGCTGATGGAGCACCCCGGCGTCGCGGAGGTCGCGGTGACCGGCGAGCCCGACGACGACCTCGGCGAGCGCATCGTGGCCTGGGTGGTGCCCGACGGGGAACGCCCGGCGGAGTCGGAACTCGCCGACCATGTCTCGCGCCTGCTGTCGCCGCACAAGCGGCCTCGGGTGGTCCGCTATCTGGAGGCGTTGCCGCGCAACGACATGGGCAAGGTCATGAAACGGGCGCTCGGATGA